The Cetobacterium sp. 8H DNA window TAGTTAAAATATACTCTAAGTTGATTGGATCGTCAGCATCTAAAAATGTATATGCTGCATTCTCAATCATAGGACCTTTAGAATCTATAAATTCTGTAGTCATAGCACTTATGCTATCTAGGTCAGCTACAGCTGAAACCATCTCTCCACTTTGGTCTAAAATAGCCATATATGTTGGAGTACTTTTTCCTTCTAACACTAAAGAATTTCTCATATCATATCCAATTTTAAGAGAATGAGTTAACATAGAACGGCCAATCTCGTCATCACCTATAATAGATATAAATTTAGTTTTAACATCTACTCTAGCCATATTTTCAGCAATATTTCTTGAAACTCCTCCAAAAGATATTTTTATTCTTCCAGGAATAGAGTCACAGGCCTTATAAGATGATTTACAAAATCCAAACATATCAACAACAGAAGCCCCAAAAACTAGTATATATTTTTGTCCGCTTAGACAATCTTGCATTACAATATCCTCCTAAATAAAAAAAATAAATAAATATATTTTAACAGATTTTTCAAAAAAGTCAAAGAATAAAAAAAATAGTCTATTAAATATTTTAATACGTTTATTTTTTTATGAATAAATGGTATAATAACTAATTAGATATGGATAAAAAATTTAAGGGAGAAATTGTGAATAATTTTAGTAATTTAAATGTAAATAAAAATATAATAGATTTATTGAATAAAAACGGGATAAAAAATCCAACTGAGATTCAACAGGAAGTAATTCCAGCAGTATTTAATGGAAAGGATATAATTGGTCAAGCAGCGACAGGAAGTGGAAAGACCTTGGCTTTTGCGCTACCAATTATTCAAAATACTAAGCAGACGACTTCATTTCCACAAACGTTAGTAATAGCACCAACTAGAGAATTAGCAATCCAAATAGCACAGGAATTTGAAAAAATAAATGTTGAAAATAAAGCTAAAATAATGTTAGCTTATGGTGGTAGAGAGATAGCAGGTCAAATTCAAACTTTAAAAAATGGAGTGGATATAGTTATTGGAACTCCAGGTAGACTTGTAGACTTAATAGAGCGTAAAGCTATTAATCTTTCTAAACTATCTAATTTAGTTTTAGATGAAGTAGACCAAATTCTACTTATGGGATTTAGAAATGAGATAGATGAAATAATAGGTGTATGTAGCAAAAAAAGACAAACACTTTGTTTCTCTGCAACTATTGATTCAGCTGTAAAGAAAGTGGCATATAGGATAACAAAAGAGCCACTAAATATAGTTGTTGAATCTAA harbors:
- a CDS encoding DEAD/DEAH box helicase; the protein is MNNFSNLNVNKNIIDLLNKNGIKNPTEIQQEVIPAVFNGKDIIGQAATGSGKTLAFALPIIQNTKQTTSFPQTLVIAPTRELAIQIAQEFEKINVENKAKIMLAYGGREIAGQIQTLKNGVDIVIGTPGRLVDLIERKAINLSKLSNLVLDEVDQILLMGFRNEIDEIIGVCSKKRQTLCFSATIDSAVKKVAYRITKEPLNIVVESKENKLDNINQHLIKTTDRRKLETLCILLNETNPFMGIIFCRTKARVDKLEEELSFKGYSCQKLHSDIPQSKREKIMKSFKNVEFQFLVATDVAARGVDITGVTHIFNYDITEDAESYIHRIGRTGRAGQKGDAYLFVAEKDENMLREIEKFMDYEIPEKEIEYVQNVNSTLELPQKKYNKKINARTKNIEEQKQRYRR